The DNA segment CACGATGGGCTACGGCTTTCCGGCCGCCATCGGCGCGCAGATGGCCTTCCCCGGGGCCCTGGTCATCGACATCGCCGGGGACGGCTCCATCCAGATGAACATCCAGGAGCTGGCCACGGCGGTCTGCCACAACCTGCCGGTGAAGATCGTGATCCTGAACAACGGCTACCTGGGCATGGTCCGGCAGTGGCAGGAGCTCTTCTACCAGAAGAACTACTGCGAAACCTGCATGGAGGCCCAGCCGGACTTCGTCAAGCTGGCCGAGGCCTATGGGGCCGCCGGGTTCCGCGTGACCGAGAAGAAGGACGTGGCGCCCGTCTTGAAGAAGGCCTTCAAGCTCAAGCAGACGGTCATCGTGGATGTGCGTGTGGAGCGTGAGGCGAACGTGTACCCCATGATCCCCGCCGGCGCGTCTCTCACCGAAATGCTGCTGGTGTAGGAGGGTAGCCGCATGCGCCATATACTTTCCGTGACCGTGGAGAACGAGCCCGGCGTCCTGTCCCGGGTGGCCGGCCTGTTCAGCGGCCGCGGCTTCAACATCGAGTCCCTGAACGTCGGCCCCACCCTGGACCCCGGCGTTTCGCACATGACCATCACCACCGAGGGCGACGAGCTCATCATCGAGCAGATCATCAAACAGCTGCGCAAGCTGGTCATGGTCATCAAGGTGGTGGACCTGACCACCCTCAAGGCCGTGCAGCGCGAAATGGTTCTCATCAAGGTCAGCGCCGAGGACTCCAAGCGCGCCGAGATCCTGCGCATCGTGGACATCTTCCGCTGCAAGGTGGTGGATGTGAGCGTGGACGAGCTGACCATCGAGATCACCGGCGACCAGGAAAAGATCAGCGCCCTGATCAGCCTGTTGACCCGGTTCGGCATCAAGGAGACCGCCCGCTCGGGAACGGTATCCCTACGCCGCGCCATGCAACTGTCGAGCTGAGGCACGCCTTCGACCTGGGCGGGGGGACCTCGGCGTCCCCCCGCCTTTTCCTGGCCCCGGGGCGCCGTTCGCCCGTCCGGCGGGGATATTCCAGAAACCATTTTGCACACGAGGAAGCGACATGAAAGTGTATTACGAGAAGGATGCGGACCTGAAGCTGCTCAAGAACAAGACCGTGGCCATCATCGGCTACGGCAGCCAGGGCCATGCCCACGCCCAGAATCTGCGCGACTCGGGCGTCAAGGTCGTGGTGGGCCAGCGTCCCGGCGGCCCGAACCACGCCCTGGCCAAGGAGCACGGCTTCAAGCCCGTGAGCGCCGCCGAGGCCGCCAAGAAGGCCGACCTGATCATGATCCTCCTGCCGGACCAGACCCAGGCCCAGGTCTTCAAGCAGGACATCCTGCCCAACCTGAAGCCCGGCAAGGCCATCGCCTTCGGCCACGGCTTCAACATCCACTTCAATCAGATCGTGGCCCCCGACGGCGTGGACGTGATCATGATCGCGCCCAAGGGCCCGGGTCACCTCGTCCGCCGCACCTTCACCGAGGGCGGCGCGGTGCCCGCCCTGGTGGCCGTGCACCAGGACGCCTCGGGCAAGGCCCTGAAGCTGGCCCTGGCCTACGCCAAGGGCATCGGCGCCACCCGTTCCGGCGTCATCGAGACCACCTTCCGCGAGGAGACCGAGACCGACCTCTTCGGCGAGCAGGCCGTGCTCTGCGGCGGCCTCACCTCGCTCATCCAGGCCGGTTTCGAGACCCTGGTGGAGGCCGGCTACCAGCCCGAGATGGCCTACTTCGAGTGCATGCACGAGATGAAGCTCATCGTGGACCTGCTCTACGAGGGCGGCATGGCCCGCATGCGCTACTCCATCTCCGACACGGCCGAATACGGCGACTACGTGTCCGGTCCCCGGGTGGTGGGCGAGGAGAGCCGCAAGGCCATGAAGACCATCCTCAAGGAGATCCAGGACGGCACCTTCGCCCGCGACTTCCTGGTGGAGAACCAGTCCGGCCGGGCCCACTTCCTGGCCATGCGCCGCCTGGGCGCGGAGCACCAGATCGAAAAGGTCGGTTCGGACCTGCGCTCCATGATGGGCTGGCTGAAGAAGAAATAGCCTCCCCACCGCGACGTGAAGGGGCCCGCTTCGGCGGGCCCCTTTTTTGTTACGGACGTGTGAAGATCGTGCCCGGGGGATGATCGTCACACAGCCGCCCTGTCCCCCGGGCCGGGGCTGGGCTATGGTGCGCCCGGTTGCACCACTTCAGGAGGTTTGCACCGTGAACAATGATACGGAGTTGTTGCGCACCATCCTCGGCATCCCGGACGACTACGGCTGGGACGAGCGCGAACGGAACCTGGCGGCCAGCCAGCTGCGCAACTGGGTCACGCAGTACGGCGAGGATGTGATCCGGGAAAAGCGGCGGGGGTTCCTGCTGAGCCTTTCCAACCAGGGACAGCGCGGACTGCGCGCCTACCTCTAGAGTTCCTCCGGCAGAAAGGCCGCCTTTGGGCGGCCTTCCTCATTATTTCCCGCGCTTCTTGAGCGCGGGCTTCACGTCCACCACCGGAGTGCCGTCCACGGCCTCCAGGCCGTCCACCAGCAGGCTCGCGCCCTTGATCTCCAGGATGGTGACCTCGTGCAGGCCGATGGGGTTCGGCCGGTCCGGGGAACGGGTGGCCAGGACGCCGCGCTTGGGCACGTCCCGGTTGCCCCGGGGATGCACCCGCAGCACGCTCCGGTCGGCCAAGTGGAGCCAGGTCAGGAGTTGGATCTTTTGCCCGGCCTCCAGGCCGTCCAGGGCCGGAAGCAGGGCCGGGTCGAGGTCGATCCAGGCGCGCGGCGCGTCCTCGTCCTCGCACTTCGGAGCCTGATCGCGGCTGGCCAGGGGCGAGCGCACCCGGCCGATGGGCGCGAGCCGCAGGCCCGCACCGGCCGGGGCCGAGAAGTGGTCGTGGCCGGACACGGTCACCGGCACGCCGTTCAGGCGCAGGCCCGGCCGCTCCGATACCGCGCCGATGGCCCGCGCGCCGGGCAGCAGCTTCAGGATCGCCTCCAGGTCGCCGAGCGCGGCCACGCCCAGCAGGGCGTAGTCCTCGCCGCCGCGCAGGGCCAGTTCCAGGGGGCCCTGGCCGAGGGTCCCGGCCAGGGCCGTCAATTCGGGGTGCAGATCCCCGGCCGCGAGGTCCAGGTCCGCGCCCAGGTCCGGCCCCAGGAGCCGAGGCAGGTCACGGGCCAGGCCGTCGGACACGTCCATGAGCCCGCGCGCCAGGCCGCTTTCCGCCAGGGCCAGGCCTTCGGCCAGCCGGGGTTCGGGCCGCAGGTGCGCGGCGCAGCAGACCGGCCATTGTTCCCTGGCCGCCAGGCCGTCCCGTTCCAGAATCAGCAGCCCGGCGCGGGCCAGTCCCAGGTCGCCGACCACGAAGAGCGCGTCCCCGGGGCGGCAGCCCCCGCGCGCCAGCACGCGGCCAGCGGGGCCGGGGCGTCCCAGGGCGCAGATGTCCAGGCCCACGGTCTCGGCCCGGCTCAGGTCGCCTCCGGCCAGATGCACGCCGTGGGCCTTGGCCAGGGCCGCCATGCCCGCCAGCACGCCGTCCCAGAACTCCTCGCCGGGGCCCGGCGGGACCATGAGCGAGAGGGTGAAGGCCAGGGCCTTGCCGCCCATGGCCGCGATGTCGCTCAGGTTCACGGCCAGGGCCTTGTGCCCGATGTCTTCGGGCGCGAAGTACGAGCGCCGGAAGTGCACGTCCTCCAGGAAGAGGTCCGAGGTGGCCAGCAGGCCCCCGGCGACATCCAGGAGGGCGCAGTCGTCGCCGCGTTCCAGGAGGGCCAGGGGGCGGCCCGGGGGAAAATGGTGCTCGATGCGGGCCAGGAAGGCGTCTTCCGAGTTCAGGGGCATGGGGCCTCCAGTGCCGGTCCTATAGCATTTCCAGATAGTCGCCCACAATGACCTTGAGCCCGAATCCGGGGAAGTTCACGCGGAACTTGTTGTCCTCCAGGCGGGCCACGATCTTGCCCGGGCCGAAGATCTTGTGCTTGCAGCGGCCCAGTTCGCCGGGCGCGGCCGAGGGACCGGCGGACCGAGCCGGTTCGGAGGCCGCGGAGCGCTGGACGGGCGGCGGAGACATCGGACGCACGCCGCCGAGATAGGACTCCTGGACCCGCCGGAAGCAGGCCTCGGGCAGTTCGCTGACGAAGGGCGAGGGAATGGCCGGTTCGGTGACGCCGTTGTAGCGGTTGTAGAGCGAGCCGGGCACGAACAGGGCCAGTTCGTCGCGGGCCCGGGTGCAGGCCACGTAGAGCAGGCGGCGCTCCTCCTCCAGGTCCTCGGGCCGGGACAGGGCCCGCTTGGAGGGAAAGCGGTCCTGGACCAGATCGATGACGAGCACGGCGTTCCACTCCAGGCCCTTGGCCGAGTGCACGGTGGAGAGCACCAGGGCGTCCTCGCGGCGGGACTCCTGCTGCTCGCCGTCCAGGCTCAGGTCGGCCAGGAAGGCGTCGATGTCCTGGTAGGCGGCCGCGATCTGGAGCAGCTGCTCCAGTCCGGCCTGGCGCTTGGGGTAGTCGTCCGGGAACTGGCTCACGAGGATGGGCGTGTAGAAGGCCAGGATCTGCTCCAGGGCCCCGGCCGGGGTCTTGGCCGTGCGGCGCAGGGTGTCCAGGTCGCGCAGCAGCCCGCCCAGCTCGGCGTGCTTCTTGACCTTCTTGTCGAGGAACTTCTCGTCCCCGGCCAGGATGGCCTGGGCGATGCGGGTGGCGGTCTTGGGGCCGACGCCCTTGATGTGGGCCAAGGCCCGCTGCCAGGAGAGCAGGTCCGCCGGGTTGCGGGCCAGCCGCAGGTAGGCCAGGGCGTCCTTGACGTGCGCGGCCTCGTGGAAGCGGATGCCGCCGTACTTCTGGTAGGCCAGGCCCATCTGGGAGAGCGCGGCCTCCAGGGGGAAGGACTGGTACCCGGCGCGGAAGAGCACGGCGATCTCGTGCAGGGGATGCTTGCGGGCCAGCTCGATGACCGTGTTGAGCACCTGCCGGGCCTGGGTCTGGTCGCTCAGGGGCTGGACGAGCAGGGGGCGGTCGCCGCCCCGGCGCGCGGCCACCAGGCGCTTGTCGAATTTCTGGATCGCGCCGTCCAGGATGTGGTTCGTCAGGTCCAGGATGGGCTGGGTGGAGCGGTAGTTGCGTTCCAGGCGGATGATCCTGGCCCCGGGGAAGTCCTTGGGGAAGTCCAGGATGTTGGCTACGTTGGCCCCCCGGAAGGCGTAGATGGACTGGGCGTCGTCGCCCACGGCCATGACGTTGCCCTCGCGGCCCGCCAGCAGGCGCACGATGCGGGCCTGGACCAGGTTCGTGTCCTGGTACTCGTCGACCATGATGTAGCGGTGCCGGGCGCGCAGTTCCGCGCGCAGCTGCTCCCGTTCGCTCAGGGCCCGTTCCAGGAGGAAGAGCAGGTCGTCGTAGTCCGCCAGCCCGTGGCCGCGCTTGAAGCTTTCGTAGCCCGCCGCCAGGGCCTCCAGGTCGCCCAGGTAGGGCATCAGGTGGTAGGCCTCGCGCTCCAGCAGTTCCTTGAGCGGCAGCTCCTTGTTGCGGGACTTGGTGATGCAGTCCGCCACCGTGGCCCGCTTGGGAAAGGAGCGGTCGGACTTGCCCAGGCCGAGCCCGTCGCGCACCTCGCGGATGGCGTCCTCGGAGTCGCCCCGGTCCATGAGCGTGATGCCGCCCGTGGTCCCCACCAGCTCGGGGTGGCGGCGCAGCACGGAGTAGGCGAAGGAGTGGAAGGTGCCCCCGCCGGTACCGGTCAGGGGCCGGTTCAGCAGGGCCCCGGCCCGGGAGAGCATCTCCTGGGCGGCCTTGCGGGTGAAGGTCAGGAGCAGGATCTGCTCCGGCGGCACGCCCAGCTCCACGAGCCGGGCCAGGCGGTAGACGATGGTCCGGGTCTTGCCCGAACCGGCCCCGGCGATGACGAGCACCGGGCCGTCGGTGTGCAGCGCGGCCTGGAGCTGTTCGGGGTTGAGATCGCGTTCGAAGTCTATGGGCATGCGTGGATTCCGAAGTGGCTCAGGATGAGGCGGCCCGCGTCGCGCATCCGCTCCGGCCGGTCCCCGGCCGAGTCGCGGAAGAAGGCGTCGACCGCCGTGTGCGTCCCGTCCCGGCCAAAGCGGCCGAACACGGCGTCCCGGTTGAACTTGGCCTTCAGGTCGAAGCCCGGCCGGGCCAGGCAGAGCAGGTCCGGCGGGGTCATGGCCGCGCCGGTCCCAGGGTACAGTTCGCGTCCGAAAAACACCTGTTCCATGACCCGCTCGCCCTGGAAGGTCAAGCCCAGGAGCGCTTCGCGGATTTCCCCGGCCAGCCGGTCGGCGTCCGCCTCCGAGAGCCGCCCCCGGCCGAAGCGGGCGCGCGCGTGGAGGTGGATGCGGCCGGGATCCAGGGCCAGGGCAGCGCTTTCCGGGGCGATCCGGGCGGCCTCCCACTCGGCCTCGGCCCCGTGCCTGCCGGGCGGCAGGAGCCGGAGCAGGCCGGCCTCGGCCAGCCAGCGGTTCAGGTCCACCTCGGTACGCAGGCCGGTGAAGCCGTGGTCGGCCAGGACCAGGAGCCGCTTGGGCTCGGGCAGGGCCGCGCAGCGTTCGAGAAACTCGCCGATGAGCTCGTCCCAGAGGACGAGCAGGGCCAGACAGTCGGCGTGCAGGGGGTGGGACTCCTCGGCCACGGCGGACCAGAGGAAGTGGAACAGCCGGTCGGTCTCGGTGAGCACGAAGACGAACAGGTCCCAGGCCAGGTCCGGCCAGAGCAGGTCCAGGGCCGTGCGTCGCGAGGCCAGGGTGGCCCGCAGCCCGGCCAGGAGATACTCGGGATCGGCCGCGCCCCGGGTGGTGTCGGCCTCCAGGCGGTAGCCCCGGCGGGCCAGCTGTCCGGCCAGGAAGGGCGGGAACACGGCCCGCTCCAGGTCCCGGGCCACGAACCCGGCCACGAGCATGCCGCGCAGGGGCCGGGCCGGGTAGGTGTTGGGCAGGTTGACGACCCGGCTCGTCAGGCCGCGCGCGCCCAGGCGGTCGAAGACCGTGGGGCAGGCCACGTGCGTGGCGTCCACGATGGACAGTTCGTAGGAGGTCGGGTCCAGGCGGGTGAAGCCGAACACGCCGTGGACCTCCGGGCCCTCGCCCGTGGCCAGGGAGGTCCAGTTCACCGGCGAGAGCTCGGGCAGCTCGGCCCGGATGCTCCCGGCCCCGGGCAGCAGCGTGGCCAGGTTGGGCAGCCGGGGGGCCAGGCGCGCGGCCAGGGACAGGGGCAGGCCGTCCAGTCCGAGGACCGCCAGCCTGGAGCGTTCCAGCATCAGCCCAGCACCACGTCGTACTTCTTGCCGAAGCGGGCCGGGTTGTAGGACAGCTTGGCCTTGCGCAGGCCCTCTTCGCCCAGGTCCTGTTCACGGTTGACGAAGGCGAAGTCCTTGGCCGCGTGTTCCAGGAACATCTGGTTGATGGCCTGGTAGGCCCCGGGGAAGCGGGTATCGGCCTTCTCGAAGTGGATCACCAGGGTGTCCTTGGACAGGCACTCGGCCACGGTGTAGGCCACGATGCGGCCCTCCACGCGCACGGTGCCGCCCATGAGGCAGGTCAGCCGGTCCATGTGCTGGAGCACGCGGGTGATGGCGTGGTTCTCGGCCTCCAGGGCCGGGGAGTGCTCGTTCTCCTCCTCGCGCCAGCGGAACCAGTCGGCCTGCATGTCGAGCACCTCCTCCACGCAGTCCGGGGTCATGCAGCTGTACTGCCAGAGGTTGTCGTTCTTGAACCGCTCCAGGTACTCGCGCTTCTTGCGGTAGGTCTCGCCGGGCAGGGCGACGAGGTCGGGCACGGAGTAGACGTAGTCCCAGTGGTCGCGGGCGGCGGTGAGGGCGATGCGGCGGTTGAAGGCGTCCTTCCAGATCCGGGCCAGGGACTCGGGCACGCGGGTGAAGGTCCGGGCCTCGGTGACGCCCTTGCATTCGGCCCACTGGTAGTCGCCCCAGGGGCCCAGGGGGGCCCAGTGGACGAGGTTCGGGCGGGTCTGGCGGATCCAGACCAGGCCCTTGGAAAAGGCCCATTCCAGGCCGTAGTGCTCGGCCCAGCCCCAGATGTTGGCGAAGGCGTAGTCCGAGGTGACCTCCGGGGTGGCGGCCAGGAGCTGGCCGTAGTCGAACTGTCGGTCCAGACTCAGCGGTTCAAACGCGAGGGGCATGCGCTGCTTCCTTTTTGCAGTGTTTGTGTTTGATCATGCCGTGGCAGGACCAGTCCTTGAAGGCGTAGACGTAGAGCATGACCAGGGACTGCGCGGCCTGGGAGACGAGCATGGAGATCCAGACGCCCGAGGCGCGGCCCATGACGAGGTGGCCGAGCACGTAGGCCAGGGGCAGGCGCAGGAACCAGGTGGCCAACCCCATGATGATCATGTTGAAGTGCGTGGCGCCCGCGCCGTTGAAGGCCCCGGACAGGATCATGGTGGTCAGGGTGAACGGGATGGCCAGCAGGTTCCAGAACAGGTAGCTCACGGCCTCGCGCTGGACCGCCGGGTCCGGAGCCAGGAAGGCCGCCAGGGGCTCCAGGAACTGCCAGACCACCAGGGCCACGGCCACGATGCAGACCAGGCCCACGAACAGAATGCGGTAGCCGTAGGAGCGGGCCTCCTCGAAGCGGCCCGCGCCCAGGGAATGGCCCACCAGGATGCCCGCGGTCATGTTGAAGGCGAAGGCGGGCAGGAAGAGCAGGGACTCCACGCGGATTCCGGCGGACATGCCCGCCAGGGACGCGACGCTGTCCCGGGGCAGGGCCGCGGTGATGGCGTAGAGCACGAGATAGCCCGAGTGCCAGACCACCTGCATGGCCACCGAGGGCCAGGAGACCTTGGTGAGGTACGGCAGGGCCCGGCGCACCCAGCGCCAGGGCGCGAAGATGTTCCGGGCCAGCAGGCCCTCCTTGCGCAGGGCCAGCACGTTGGCGGCCGCGCCCAGGGTCACGGACCAGAACGTGGCCCAGGCCAGGCCCTTGTAGCCCAGCTCCGGCAGGCCCCACCAGCCCAGGCCCAGGCCCAGGTCGCCCACAGTGTTCAGTACCGTGACCACGGCCATGGAGTAGAGCGGGAAGAAGACCTGCTTGCGGGCGCGGAACACGGCGTTGAGCACGAGGAGCAGGGAGTAGGACGGCAGGAGCAGGAGATAGACCCAGAGGAAGTATTCCGTGACCGGCCGGATGGCGGCGGGCACCTGCAGGGCCGAGAGGAGCAGGCTCTTCAGGGGCAGGCCCAGGAGCAGCAGGACGCCGCCCATGCCCAGGCCCAGGCTGAGGCACAGGCCCACGTAGCGCCGGGCGCGCAACCGCTTGCCCGCGCCCAGGGACTGGCCGATGGCGGCCACGCCCGCGTTGGCCACGGCGGTGGCCACGATGAGGAAGAAGAACAGCGACTGGGTGATGATCCCCAGGGAGGCCTGGACCTCGCGGTTGATGCGTCCGGCGGTCCAGACGTCCACGAAGCCGATGAGGAAGTTGAAGACCATCATCAGGATCTGGGGCCAGGACAGGGTCCAGATGGTGCGGTAGGGCGACTGGTCCAGGCCCTCGGGGGAACGGCTCACGCTCATGGGGGATCGGCTTCCTTGCGGCCGGGGGCGCCCGGCGATCCGGGAACCATAGTCATTCTCCGACGTTTGCCAAGGGGGGCTG comes from the Desulfovibrio aminophilus genome and includes:
- the ilvC gene encoding ketol-acid reductoisomerase, encoding MKVYYEKDADLKLLKNKTVAIIGYGSQGHAHAQNLRDSGVKVVVGQRPGGPNHALAKEHGFKPVSAAEAAKKADLIMILLPDQTQAQVFKQDILPNLKPGKAIAFGHGFNIHFNQIVAPDGVDVIMIAPKGPGHLVRRTFTEGGAVPALVAVHQDASGKALKLALAYAKGIGATRSGVIETTFREETETDLFGEQAVLCGGLTSLIQAGFETLVEAGYQPEMAYFECMHEMKLIVDLLYEGGMARMRYSISDTAEYGDYVSGPRVVGEESRKAMKTILKEIQDGTFARDFLVENQSGRAHFLAMRRLGAEHQIEKVGSDLRSMMGWLKKK
- a CDS encoding MATE family efflux transporter — translated: MSVSRSPEGLDQSPYRTIWTLSWPQILMMVFNFLIGFVDVWTAGRINREVQASLGIITQSLFFFLIVATAVANAGVAAIGQSLGAGKRLRARRYVGLCLSLGLGMGGVLLLLGLPLKSLLLSALQVPAAIRPVTEYFLWVYLLLLPSYSLLLVLNAVFRARKQVFFPLYSMAVVTVLNTVGDLGLGLGWWGLPELGYKGLAWATFWSVTLGAAANVLALRKEGLLARNIFAPWRWVRRALPYLTKVSWPSVAMQVVWHSGYLVLYAITAALPRDSVASLAGMSAGIRVESLLFLPAFAFNMTAGILVGHSLGAGRFEEARSYGYRILFVGLVCIVAVALVVWQFLEPLAAFLAPDPAVQREAVSYLFWNLLAIPFTLTTMILSGAFNGAGATHFNMIIMGLATWFLRLPLAYVLGHLVMGRASGVWISMLVSQAAQSLVMLYVYAFKDWSCHGMIKHKHCKKEAAHAPRV
- a CDS encoding ATP-dependent helicase; this translates as MPIDFERDLNPEQLQAALHTDGPVLVIAGAGSGKTRTIVYRLARLVELGVPPEQILLLTFTRKAAQEMLSRAGALLNRPLTGTGGGTFHSFAYSVLRRHPELVGTTGGITLMDRGDSEDAIREVRDGLGLGKSDRSFPKRATVADCITKSRNKELPLKELLEREAYHLMPYLGDLEALAAGYESFKRGHGLADYDDLLFLLERALSEREQLRAELRARHRYIMVDEYQDTNLVQARIVRLLAGREGNVMAVGDDAQSIYAFRGANVANILDFPKDFPGARIIRLERNYRSTQPILDLTNHILDGAIQKFDKRLVAARRGGDRPLLVQPLSDQTQARQVLNTVIELARKHPLHEIAVLFRAGYQSFPLEAALSQMGLAYQKYGGIRFHEAAHVKDALAYLRLARNPADLLSWQRALAHIKGVGPKTATRIAQAILAGDEKFLDKKVKKHAELGGLLRDLDTLRRTAKTPAGALEQILAFYTPILVSQFPDDYPKRQAGLEQLLQIAAAYQDIDAFLADLSLDGEQQESRREDALVLSTVHSAKGLEWNAVLVIDLVQDRFPSKRALSRPEDLEEERRLLYVACTRARDELALFVPGSLYNRYNGVTEPAIPSPFVSELPEACFRRVQESYLGGVRPMSPPPVQRSAASEPARSAGPSAAPGELGRCKHKIFGPGKIVARLEDNKFRVNFPGFGLKVIVGDYLEML
- the thiL gene encoding thiamine-phosphate kinase: MPLNSEDAFLARIEHHFPPGRPLALLERGDDCALLDVAGGLLATSDLFLEDVHFRRSYFAPEDIGHKALAVNLSDIAAMGGKALAFTLSLMVPPGPGEEFWDGVLAGMAALAKAHGVHLAGGDLSRAETVGLDICALGRPGPAGRVLARGGCRPGDALFVVGDLGLARAGLLILERDGLAAREQWPVCCAAHLRPEPRLAEGLALAESGLARGLMDVSDGLARDLPRLLGPDLGADLDLAAGDLHPELTALAGTLGQGPLELALRGGEDYALLGVAALGDLEAILKLLPGARAIGAVSERPGLRLNGVPVTVSGHDHFSAPAGAGLRLAPIGRVRSPLASRDQAPKCEDEDAPRAWIDLDPALLPALDGLEAGQKIQLLTWLHLADRSVLRVHPRGNRDVPKRGVLATRSPDRPNPIGLHEVTILEIKGASLLVDGLEAVDGTPVVDVKPALKKRGK
- the ilvN gene encoding acetolactate synthase small subunit, whose amino-acid sequence is MRHILSVTVENEPGVLSRVAGLFSGRGFNIESLNVGPTLDPGVSHMTITTEGDELIIEQIIKQLRKLVMVIKVVDLTTLKAVQREMVLIKVSAEDSKRAEILRIVDIFRCKVVDVSVDELTIEITGDQEKISALISLLTRFGIKETARSGTVSLRRAMQLSS
- a CDS encoding DUF2156 domain-containing protein; this translates as MPLAFEPLSLDRQFDYGQLLAATPEVTSDYAFANIWGWAEHYGLEWAFSKGLVWIRQTRPNLVHWAPLGPWGDYQWAECKGVTEARTFTRVPESLARIWKDAFNRRIALTAARDHWDYVYSVPDLVALPGETYRKKREYLERFKNDNLWQYSCMTPDCVEEVLDMQADWFRWREEENEHSPALEAENHAITRVLQHMDRLTCLMGGTVRVEGRIVAYTVAECLSKDTLVIHFEKADTRFPGAYQAINQMFLEHAAKDFAFVNREQDLGEEGLRKAKLSYNPARFGKKYDVVLG
- a CDS encoding alkaline phosphatase family protein, encoding MLERSRLAVLGLDGLPLSLAARLAPRLPNLATLLPGAGSIRAELPELSPVNWTSLATGEGPEVHGVFGFTRLDPTSYELSIVDATHVACPTVFDRLGARGLTSRVVNLPNTYPARPLRGMLVAGFVARDLERAVFPPFLAGQLARRGYRLEADTTRGAADPEYLLAGLRATLASRRTALDLLWPDLAWDLFVFVLTETDRLFHFLWSAVAEESHPLHADCLALLVLWDELIGEFLERCAALPEPKRLLVLADHGFTGLRTEVDLNRWLAEAGLLRLLPPGRHGAEAEWEAARIAPESAALALDPGRIHLHARARFGRGRLSEADADRLAGEIREALLGLTFQGERVMEQVFFGRELYPGTGAAMTPPDLLCLARPGFDLKAKFNRDAVFGRFGRDGTHTAVDAFFRDSAGDRPERMRDAGRLILSHFGIHACP